The genomic segment TTACAACAACTTGAAAATCCTGAAATCTCTGGAATTGAGTACCAACAAGGAGAGCTACAGGGATACGAAGTTCGGCAATATTTACTGGAAAAATGGAGTAGAAAATGTGCCTACTGTGGGGTTGAAAACGTACCCTTAGAAGTAGAACATATTCACCCCAAATCCCAAGGCGGAACTGACCGAATTTCCAATCTTACTGTTGCTTG from the Planktothrix serta PCC 8927 genome contains:
- a CDS encoding HNH endonuclease encodes the protein LQQLENPEISGIEYQQGELQGYEVRQYLLEKWSRKCAYCGVENVPLEVEHIHPKSQGGTDRISNLTVA